GGAGCGCGTCTGTTGGCCAGCCTATCTGGGTCACAACGAGTTTCATGTCGTCAAACCCAGATTTCTTCATTGCCCATAGGAACGAATCATACAAGAATTCGAACGCATTATCATAGACCAGACCATTATTGTCCCTAACAATGTAGCTTGACTTTTTATCCATGAATGCAAAGTTGATGTCCAAATTGTTTTCTTGGACATATTGCAATGGTGACAAGTTCAACATTACGGGAGCCTTGTTCTTTTGCAGGAGGCGAAGGTAAGCGGTCATCATGTCCGTATATTGGGGAAGAAACTCGGCCTCTGATGGCTTCAGAGTCGTATTCAGATGTACATTTAACATATCGGTATACTGAGGGGTTGATACCTTGATTTCCATTCCATAGTTTCGTACGTTGATTGCGTTTTGCACCATCTCCTGTATCCCCACAGAATTTTCATGTGTTTTGTCTGCGAAGGAGACCGAAAATGGTTCGTTACCCACAATCACATACCtgcaaatttaaaattaaaaagagatTGTACGTCAAAGGTCTCAAGCAATTAATTAATACATGGCAATTATACATATACACACACCTCATGTCGATTCTTTGTTTGAAGGTGGTGATCCAGTTGTCGACCCACTGCAACGCATTCTCGGTGGTATTAACTTTGTAGAAATGATCATTGGGGATTGAGATGGAGACAGCGAGCTGGCCGCGGGTGCCGGTGAAGGCTTCGAGCACGTTTCCGGACGGATTGAAAATCCTGACTTCTTTGATCTCATTCTGCAACAACAAATCCACCACCATGGATGGCATCATTTTCTGGGAACTTGTCCTACCCCAATTTATCCCTATTCTACCTCCCTCTGCCAATTCTATCATGTCAACCCACATTATAATATGCATATGCATCATCAACATAATAACACAACAAGAGCCTCTCGTCATATTCATCTTCATCTTCTGGAAGATATGAATATGACGATGGTACATGGAATGTACTGGAGCTCTGTTTTAGGTCAAAGAAATATTCCGACCGAATATATGATGGATGCATAGTTTcaagcataaacataaacataaactccCCCTTGTTTACCGGAATTATTTTATGCCTAGAATTTTAGCACTCAGTGAAAAATAGGTttcttaaatatatttaattcgaTAGGCCAAATATTAGTTATAACTTATTAATCGATCAACACTAACTCCGATGGTTGGAAAACCGTACAtgaagataaaataaatataagcaACGATATACACAAaagttaaattaaataaatatcaataataacGAACTATATAGATACTTGTAGCACACctctaattaaataataaaaagataaaaccatttaaatcaattattatttgaTTAAGTAACCACGGAAACTATAGGAAGATATAAACCTCTAAATATCCCTAATAACAAACTGTATAGatatgaaataaatataacttgttattttgtaataGCTGATTTGGCTTAATTTCAGTGTTTTAAAAATCCCCGTCTAGGTGGTAGACGGTCGCCTGCTGCCCTTCCAAATTAATCGGTCGCCTAGGCGGTTTTATATATTTTCagaaatcaaaataataaaattaaaatcttcACTCCAATTTAAGTTTGAAAAGTAAACACTAAATACAgcagaaggaaaaaaaaaacctgCAACGAGAAACAAGGAACAACTAGAAAAAACGAAGGGTTTCTTGTTGTCCGCCGCCCTCACTCCCGTCAGTCAAGTCCTCCAGAGTCTTCCAGTGGTGAGTTGTGTGTtaggttttttaattttatggCTCAATAATTTTGTTTTGAATCATTTGATGATACTTTAGAGATAATGAATTCATGAAGAGGGGAGACATTTAACAAAATATCGAGGAAAAAAATTAGAAAGGATTAATTAACACCAAATTAGTATATCACCATCAATTTCAAAGTttataagaataaaaaaaacataatatttataatatctaaaagatttcaatttcaaaaaaCCGTCTAAACGTCGTTTAAGCCCCGTCTAAACACTAGGCGATAGATAGCCACCCGCCTACCAATTTTTGaaacactttttttttaaagataatTTTTGAAACacttaatttaatgaaatcggttttatttcaaaaaataaaaaaataacagcACAAAGCAAGTGCATTTTAGTTTAGTTTAGGGACAAGTTAGGTTACCAATATATAATCAATAATGGCAAAAAGATAAGAATGGTGAATTGCAAAACCATATCCCCCCGTGGGACAGACGCTGCTGCTGGATAATACTCTTCTGGATCATCTGAAGTGGACCTTTCTCCTAAAAACTCATCCAGCCTTTGTTTTCTCTCCGCGGCAATGATCTCGATCGGAAAACTGCAGCGACCATCTGAAGGATCTTTGTAAACCACATGGCCAAATCCTTTCATGTAGCAGATATCGGTTTGATTCGTCACCCTTGTCTGAAAATACCTGTTGAATGCATACGAGACCTTCTGTTTGTAATCAAGGTGGCTGCAAGAACCTCCTTCTTCCAAGCTAGAACAGTCAGCCAAGTTGCAGCACTTGTCTACCTCACCACTCACCGTCTTGTTGTCCCTCATGTCCCCGTTGAAAACGCACCATCTTGTAGGCATGTACGTGAATCCCCTAGCGATGCTGGGCCATATTTCGCGTCCCTGTCCTGTAAAATCAATCCTGAATTTGGGCTCCCCGTTAAACTGGTAGATCCCCCAGTGCCGCTGGAAGGGTCCCCAGTCGAGGGTCACCTTGTTCTCATCAGATAGACTATGTAAAAACACATCGATATTCAGTCCGGGCTTTAACGGCGTCCCTCTGTTGCTGGATATATAAGGCAAGAAGGATGCGTAGAAACGTTCAGCGTTGGTTACCGTACCCACCTGGAGCGCGTCTGTTGGCCAACCTATCTGGGTCACAACGAGTTTCATGTCGTCAAACCCAGATTTCTTCATTGCCCACAGGAACGAATCATACAAGAATTCGAAGGCATTGTCATAGACCAGACCATTATTATCCCTAACAATGTAGCTTGACTTTTTGTCCATGAATGCAAAGTTGATGTCCAAATTGTTTTCTTGGACGTACTGCAATGGTGACAAGTTCAACATTACGGGAGCCTTGTTCTTTTGCAGGAGGCGAAGGTAATCGGTCATCATGTCCGTATACTGGGGAAGAAACTCGGCCTCTGATGGCTTCAGAGTCGTATTCAAATGTGTATTTATCATATCGGTATACTGAGGGGTTGATACCTTGATTTCCATTCCATAGCCTCGCGCGTTGACTGCGTCTTGCACCATCTTCAGTATCCCCGCATTATTTTCACGTGTTTTGTTTACGAAAGAGATCGAAAAGGGGTCGGTACCCACAATCACATACCtgcaaattaaattaaaaagagACTGTACATCAAAGGTTTCAAGCAATTAATTAAtacatgataaaaaaatatatatacacctcATGTTGATTCTTTGTTTGAAGGTGGTGATCCAGTTGTCGACCCACTGCAACGCATTCTCGGTGGTATTAACTTTATAGAAATGATCATTGGGGATTGAGATGGAGACAGCGAGCTGGCCACGGGTTCCCGTGAAGGCTTCGAGCACGTTTCCGGCGGGATTGAAAATCCTGACTTCTTTGATCTCATTCTGCAACAACAAATCCACCACCATGGATGGCATCATTTTCTGGTAACTTACCCTGCCCCAATTTATCCCTATTCTACCTCCCTCTGCCAATACTATCATGTCAACCCACATTATAACATGCATTTGCATCATCAACATAATAACGCAGCTAGAGCCTCTCGTCATCTTCCTCCGATATTAACTAATCTCatattcttgatttaattccACGTGCCAAGGTGACGAGTATATGATGGATGCATGCATTCCAGGTTTCTTTTCATGTGAGATACAGAAACAAAAACGATGTACACCATACAAAAATTAACAAGTGCGTGTGCATATAATCAGACATTCTTCTCCGACAATAAATAATTACAGCACAACGTTTACTTTGACTGAGAATTAATAAGGCCGTGATTTTCGTTAGGGTTTTTATCGGTAGTGTTGGTTTTACgcgttttattttgttttttctttttttagaaatatataatgTGATGCCTAAACATTTttacttcaattttttttataaaatctttaaatataaagtGTAAATGAATTAAACCAATAATAACATAAACTAACAAAATCACTACATAACTATATGATCGAATTTGATTCTTAAAGAGTTGAAAAGAATATGTGGAAACTTAAACTTTCTCAAGGGGATAGTCTAACGATCACAAATAATCACACCGGCAAACAGTTGTGGGAATACGATCCAAATAATGGAACTGATGAAGAACGAGCTCTTGTTGAAAATGCTCGTAAGGAGTTCTATGAAAACCGCTACAAGACCAAACACAGTTCCGATCTTCTCATGTGAATTCAGGTGCAAGTTATACTTCATTATTTGGCTTGTAATGACAGAATTGGTTCCATGTAAAATTGAAAATGTCTCGATCGGGTATTAATCATTTTGATTGAATTTTGCTAAGAATAATCCATGCAAGATAGAGTTACCCCAAGTGAAAGTAGAAGTATAGATAACTGAGGAAGCAATTGTGAACACGTTGAAGAAGGTTTTAAGATTTTACTCCACACTTCAAGCCGAAAATGGGCACAGGCCTAGTGATTACGGCGTCCTTTGTTTCTTCTTCCTTGCATGGTAAGAATGATCTTTCAACTTCATTGAAGGTGGATCAAATAAAGAAGTCTTTGAAAAGGACTTAATCCCTCATCACATGTTATAGTCATGTTCATTGTGGAAGCGTTAAACACAATCTTGCCAAAGGAACTCCGCTATATCTATAATCATCAAGTAATAATACTTGGTTCTAGTTTAATATATATCAAGAAATCTGCATCATTTGTTGCCAATTTATAACTCCAGAATGTTGATAGAGGGTGGGGCCTGCACATAGAAGGACACAGCACCATGTTTAGTACTGTCCATTTCTTTATTTGGATTGTGAAGATTAGAGAAAACGGTTCGGGAAATTTTAGAGCTTGGTATCGTCGTAGTCGTAAAGGAGGGTGGGCCTTTTCTACCGAAGATAGTGGATGGCAAGCAATAGATTGTACAATAGAAAGATTAAAGGTGCTTTCATTGATGTAAGTTGAATTTTTAATAAACTAAAGTAGagtttgatgatttatttgtttCTTGTTTACAAGCAGGCAACCATTTTATTGTCACAGCTTCCATCCGAGATTGTTGGACGAGCAATGGAATCAAATAAACTTTATGATGCAGTTGATTTGATCTTATCCCTTCAGGTGGCATCCCTTTATTACAATCAAGCAAACTGTGGGAGTTTCACACACTACAACAAAAAAGCTAAACGACAACAGATCCGTTGTCATAGGTAATATAAAACTGTTGTAATTGACAGTATTGTCGAAAGTACGTTCAACGACAACAGTTTAAAATTGTTGTCGTAGCTGTCATatcgcgacggtttttgaaaaaccgtcacTAATTAGCAGCTATTCGGATGGAAAGATACTGAGGACGAGTCATAAGAGCTTATAACCAGTGAGTTCAACCCCGAGAATTTCAAGTAGGTGATCTAATCTTAAAGAAGGCCAAACCATCCGGGGATGTGGGAAAGTTGGAAGCCATATTGGAAGGACCTTAGAAAGTGAAGTGAAGACTTAGCTCAGGAGCCTTGTACTTAGAAGATGACCAAGGTCGTTATTTGAAAAGACCTTGGAATGCTTTTCATCTGAAAAATATTCTGCTTCAATTGTTTCCGTTGAAATATTAATGAAATTTATCTCTATCTCATCAAGATTTTGTAAAGTGATCCATTAAACCCGAGAGGCATGGGACCTTGGTATTTTATCTAAAGGTGTGAGGCATGAGGCCCCGGTAATCTATTAAACCTGGGAGGCATAAAGCCTCGGTATTTTATCTAAACCCGGGAGGCATGAGACCCCGGTAATCTATTAAACCCGGGAGGCATGAGGCCCTGGTAATCTATTAAACTCGGGAGGCATGAGGCCCCAGTATTTTATCTAAACCTAGGTGGCATGAAGCCCCGATCATTCATTCAAATCCCGGTTATTTCTCATACTCAGCAAAATTTTGAAAGGATTATGCATCACTTGTCATTTCGAGATGAACCAGTTTTCAAAAGTTCATATTCGAGTTATTACGAAGAAATATTTTGATCAATAAAATAGGACAAAATTAAAAGAAGAAACAACTTCATTtacattaaaaagaaaattacaaAAGCCTAGGGCCAAGAAAACAGAAGAGAATGCAATCCTATTCCACAATCTCAGGGTCTTTAGACTCGATATTTTGGGCATCTTCATCTCCCGTCTCTATTGCTGGAGCATTCTTCTCTCCATCATTTGCATCGCCTTTGGGCTAGGAATCGATGGCCCAATCAAAATCTGAGAAGCCTTCTTTGTCCTTTGGAATGAGTTCGGCTTCTTCGAATTGATCCCGACATTTATTAAAGCTCGTCTTGAAGAAAGAGTATGCCTTGTCCTCAACTACCACCTTGAATTCAGGAGACTGGAAGAAGGAAGTTCGCCATTCTTCCTGGGATTGCTCAGAGAGGATTTAGCATCCATGGCCCGGGTTTGCTGACCTTCCAGTTCACTCGCCAAGGAATGATATTTTACTCCAAGATGGAGATCTATTCCTCGAGTAAAGCTTCCCGGGCACAGGTGGCATTAGGGGTGGGCAACGGCCGGTTCGGTCCGGTTTTACTCTACaatggttcggtttttcggttttcggttttgaatatctctagtccaaaaccgaaccattttattatggttcggttcggtttttttgtagttcggttcggtttatacGGCCGGTTATATTCGGTTAGCTAAAATTTGTTACGAAATAAAATTATACGTCactttatgtttttaaaatctaaatcatagtatttttcaaacatttaatttgtgggacttaattttttatataaaaaattaaagaaatatatacagaaaaaaaaagaaaacatcGACTGGTGAGTGGtgagaaagaagaaaaaacatTCGGATTGAAAATTGAGAGTTAATGATACTAAGTTCTTAAATCTTAATAGGCTCATTATACATAAAAAGTCTTATACTAAACAATAATATGacccattatacataaaaactttatacttaacaataatatggccggttcggtttttcggttttttcggggatgaaaaccgaaaaccgaaccgaaaaaccgaatttcataaattttgaaaccataaccgaccgaaaaaatcgataaaaccgaaccatttaaaccgaattattcggttcggtcggttttttcggtttttcgggttttatgCCCACCCCTAGGTGGCATCAGCATCTGCCTTGACTTTCTCGAGATCTGCTTGGGCCACTCCCAATTGTTGGTAGGCTACCTCTAACGCTGTCCTTAGACCGGCCACTATCTCCTCATGAACGAGTCGGGCTTGTTCCAATTCGCCTTGTAATTGCTAGTGGAGTTGGCCAACCTGGGCTCAGCCAGCTTCCCTCTTGTCTACGGTTGCTACCTCTTCAAAGGAAGACACCAACATCTGGATACCATATAAAACAAAGGTCAGATTGAgaaatcttttttaaaaaagaggTTTACTGAGAGAACTCGATTAGAACCCCCGAAAAATTTGTGGGTAGGACGCAAACCCCGCAGGTGAGCTTCCTCGGCAAGTAAGAGCAGAAACCACCCCGTCCAAGAAAAGATTGCCCCAGATCTCGGGGGTACTAGGGAAGGGCCGCTCCAAGGGGATTTGTGAGAAACAAAGGAGGGAGAGACCCGGAAGCTCGATCAGATCTGGGCACCCCTTCATCATTGTCACTAATAAGCAATTCCTCGAGGGTGACAGTCGCCTTCGTTTCCGAGAAGGACGTGGTCTATGGAAGAggcaggggagcttgaatgccTGGCTCCTCTCCGAGAGTCTGGTTTCCCTCTTCCACACCACATTTGACCCGAGTTTTAAGAGAGAGCCCAAGCCTCCACGATTCAACCTTCTATGATAGCTTTCCAAGCGGCAGTTTTTTTCTCTAAGGTAGTCTTATGAGCAGCTTGTCTCTTCTCTTCGGTCGTTTTTTTGGCTGCTCACCTCCTGGCAAAAGCATCTTGCATCTTGCATCTTGGAATGGTCTGCACAATTAACATATTTATAAGAATTAATGACGACAGGAAAAAccaatgaaataaaaaaaagagaACCAGGTTGAGCGCCCGAGCCATTAAAAGCATCGATCACCCTCTCTACAGGGTCTTCATCCCGGGATCCCAACCCATAGGCTATGAGATTCTCCTCAGTAACCaggaaagaagaagaaaacTTTTTCCCCTCCACGAGCTCCTGACTCCGGGTATAAGGCTCGACAAGCTGGGTGGGAAGGTTGGGAAGGAAACCTATTGAGCATTGGAGAGGATAAGGGAGATTGATGAAGAAGTAACGCCCTTTTCATTCTCTTCATAGAAGAAGAGATATCATCAAGAAAGCGACTACGCAACAGGCTGACAGAGAGAAGGTGTTATCACCAAATCTACACACGAAGAAATAATGAAGGAGAGATCACAAGGTTGTGCATTTCGAAAAGGATAAAATTCGAGGCCATTATTTGAAAAGAGTTGGGGTGAATTGGTTTATGATAACCCGAAGAATTTGGTTGCTAAGATATAGAAAGAAGAGATTGGGAAACAAAGACCACTCCGAACTTGGTCTCAAAGAAAGTGTATTAGCCCTCCGGGGGCTGATCGGGCCGATCTGAATGGCCATGAATAATAATGATTATGGAAGAC
This is a stretch of genomic DNA from Primulina eburnea isolate SZY01 chromosome 11, ASM2296580v1, whole genome shotgun sequence. It encodes these proteins:
- the LOC140804947 gene encoding glucan endo-1,3-beta-glucosidase 8-like, which gives rise to MYHRHIHIFQKMKMNMTRGSCCVIMLMMHMHIIMWVDMIELAEGGRIGINWGRTSSQKMMPSMVVDLLLQNEIKEVRIFNPSGNVLEAFTGTRGQLAVSISIPNDHFYKVNTTENALQWVDNWITTFKQRIDMRYVIVGNEPFSVSFADKTHENSVGIQEMVQNAINVRNYGMEIKVSTPQYTDMLNVHLNTTLKPSEAEFLPQYTDMMTAYLRLLQKNKAPVMLNLSPLQYVQENNLDINFAFMDKKSSYIVRDNNGLVYDNAFEFLYDSFLWAMKKSGFDDMKLVVTQIGWPTDALQVGTVPNAERFYGSLLPYIASTRGTPLKPGLNVDVFLHSLSDENKLSLDWGPFQRHWGIYQFNGEPKFRIDFTGKGREIWPSIARGFTYMPTRWCIFNGDMRDNKTVSGEVDKCCNLADCSTLKEGGSCSHLDYKQKVSYAFNRYFQTTVTNQTDICYMKGFGEIVYKDPSDGRCSFPIEIIAAERKQRLDEFLGERSTSDDPEEYYPAAASVPRGNMVLQFTILIFLPLLIIYWQPILSLN
- the LOC140805702 gene encoding glucan endo-1,3-beta-glucosidase 8-like, which encodes MTRGSSCVIMLMMQMHVIMWVDMIVLAEGGRIGINWGRVSYQKMMPSMVVDLLLQNEIKEVRIFNPAGNVLEAFTGTRGQLAVSISIPNDHFYKVNTTENALQWVDNWITTFKQRINMRYVIVGTDPFSISFVNKTRENNAGILKMVQDAVNARGYGMEIKVSTPQYTDMINTHLNTTLKPSEAEFLPQYTDMMTDYLRLLQKNKAPVMLNLSPLQYVQENNLDINFAFMDKKSSYIVRDNNGLVYDNAFEFLYDSFLWAMKKSGFDDMKLVVTQIGWPTDALQVGTVTNAERFYASFLPYISSNRGTPLKPGLNIDVFLHSLSDENKVTLDWGPFQRHWGIYQFNGEPKFRIDFTGQGREIWPSIARGFTYMPTRWCVFNGDMRDNKTVSGEVDKCCNLADCSSLEEGGSCSHLDYKQKVSYAFNRYFQTRVTNQTDICYMKGFGHVVYKDPSDGRCSFPIEIIAAERKQRLDEFLGERSTSDDPEEYYPAAASVPRGDMVLQFTILIFLPLLIIYW